Proteins from one Paenibacillus amylolyticus genomic window:
- a CDS encoding endo-1,4-beta-xylanase, giving the protein MKTHIQTIVTRYKGKVHTWDVVNEVISDGGGLRNQASGSKWRDIIGDVDGDGDDSDYIELAFRYAREADPDAVLVINDYGMEGNGNKVNDMVKLVEKLLAKGTPIDAVGFQMHVSMYGPDVKLIRDAFEKVIALGVNVQVTELDVSIYSSNSELEMPVTDELMLQQAYRYRELFDLFDDLGKRGVMDSVTVWDLPMMGHGLTIIQSKDARMHRYCLIVN; this is encoded by the coding sequence ATGAAAACTCATATTCAGACCATCGTCACTCGTTACAAAGGAAAGGTTCATACATGGGATGTCGTCAATGAAGTCATCTCGGATGGAGGCGGCTTGCGTAATCAGGCAAGTGGTTCCAAGTGGAGAGATATTATTGGGGATGTGGACGGCGACGGAGATGACAGTGATTACATTGAGCTGGCTTTCCGATATGCCCGTGAGGCCGACCCCGATGCTGTACTGGTGATTAATGACTATGGCATGGAGGGCAATGGAAACAAGGTGAATGATATGGTGAAGCTTGTAGAGAAGCTGCTTGCCAAAGGAACACCGATTGATGCTGTTGGATTCCAGATGCATGTGTCGATGTACGGACCGGATGTAAAGCTCATTCGCGATGCTTTTGAAAAAGTGATTGCTCTTGGTGTGAATGTGCAGGTTACAGAGCTGGATGTTTCGATCTATTCAAGTAATTCTGAACTGGAGATGCCTGTCACGGATGAATTGATGTTGCAACAGGCTTATCGTTATCGTGAACTGTTCGACCTGTTTGACGATTTGGGAAAACGCGGCGTAATGGACAGTGTCACGGTCTGGGACTTGCCGATGATGGGACATGGCTTGACAATCATCCAGTCAAAGGACGCAAGGATGCACCGTTACTGTTTGATCGTAAATTGA
- a CDS encoding endo-1,4-beta-xylanase: MVGPVLVGCIDLQFVPKCGNRGTRAQAAADVKTGDTEVLFEANFEDGVLGQWRARASEKLDIVTQVGHDSTRSLRTSSRTETFHGPLIEVIDHVQKGSTVHISFWAMYDEGPDSQVINGSLEKEYNNDASSREYATFASATLNKGQWKKIEADVVIPGENSGITGFRMYAETPWKTSAEVTPADTITFYVDDVLITEAEKIEIEPNIPNLVDVVGQHYAMGAAIDQSALDAEDPHSQLLTKHFNSITAGNFMKMDAMQPKEGQFVWSEADRLVNFAEANDMEVRGHTLLWHSQVPDWFFTDPNDASKLPHGNSCLHG; encoded by the coding sequence ATGGTGGGGCCTGTGCTTGTCGGCTGTATTGATCTTCAGTTTGTTCCCAAGTGTGGGAACAGGGGGACACGTGCTCAAGCGGCAGCAGACGTTAAGACTGGCGACACAGAAGTACTGTTTGAGGCTAATTTTGAAGATGGTGTGTTGGGACAATGGCGCGCACGTGCGAGTGAAAAGCTTGATATCGTAACGCAAGTAGGACACGACAGCACACGCAGTCTGAGAACCTCTTCCCGTACCGAAACGTTCCATGGACCTTTAATTGAAGTAATAGACCATGTACAGAAAGGCAGCACGGTTCATATTTCGTTTTGGGCCATGTACGATGAAGGACCCGACAGTCAGGTCATTAACGGTTCACTGGAGAAAGAGTACAATAACGACGCTTCAAGTCGTGAATATGCTACGTTTGCCTCTGCTACCTTGAACAAAGGACAGTGGAAAAAAATTGAGGCGGATGTGGTGATTCCTGGGGAAAATAGCGGCATCACGGGATTCCGCATGTATGCAGAGACTCCATGGAAGACGTCAGCGGAAGTGACGCCGGCCGATACGATTACGTTTTACGTGGATGATGTTCTGATTACGGAAGCCGAAAAAATTGAAATTGAGCCGAATATTCCGAACCTTGTGGATGTTGTGGGACAACATTATGCAATGGGAGCGGCGATTGACCAATCTGCACTGGATGCGGAAGATCCGCATTCCCAGTTGTTGACGAAACATTTTAATAGTATTACAGCCGGGAATTTTATGAAAATGGATGCGATGCAACCTAAGGAAGGGCAGTTTGTCTGGTCAGAGGCGGATCGTCTGGTGAACTTCGCCGAAGCCAATGACATGGAGGTAAGAGGTCATACACTGTTATGGCATAGTCAGGTACCGGACTGGTTCTTTACCGATCCGAATGATGCTTCAAAACTGCCACACGGGAACAGTTGCTTGCACGGATGA
- a CDS encoding LacI family DNA-binding transcriptional regulator yields MASIHDVAKEAGVSVATVSKVINDYPDVSEKTRKKVNIAIELLKYQPNVVARGLVKRRSWTVGVLLTVPFTNPFVSELLEGIKTALENSGYDLVRLSTRFDDPAYSFIKHCRSRNVDGVVVFGEGRENASIQELVDAEIPTMFIDTDLLGKRAGYITTDNANGISMSVRHLHELGHRKIAYISGTLGPAVANLRLEGYREGLRECGIPYSTVYLEVCDYSFDGGSKAARRLLALEDQPTGIVCASDMSAFGAIHEIEKHGLSVPEDISVVGFDNTYYAEVFKPGLTTVNQNIYSIGIKSIEYLIAMIENPAYSPPVVTEPSNLVIRQTTAPLKV; encoded by the coding sequence ATGGCTTCTATCCATGATGTGGCCAAGGAAGCGGGAGTATCTGTTGCAACCGTTTCCAAAGTGATAAACGATTATCCTGATGTAAGTGAAAAAACACGCAAAAAAGTCAATATAGCCATCGAATTATTGAAATATCAACCCAATGTGGTCGCTCGTGGACTTGTTAAACGCCGTTCATGGACGGTAGGTGTACTGTTGACGGTCCCATTTACAAACCCTTTTGTGTCGGAATTGCTTGAAGGGATCAAGACTGCGCTGGAGAATAGCGGATATGATCTTGTTCGGTTGTCTACTCGATTCGATGACCCGGCGTATTCGTTCATCAAACATTGCCGCAGTCGTAATGTGGATGGCGTTGTGGTATTCGGGGAAGGCAGAGAAAATGCGAGTATTCAGGAACTGGTGGATGCAGAGATTCCAACGATGTTTATCGATACGGACCTCTTGGGCAAGCGTGCCGGGTATATTACCACGGACAACGCGAACGGGATTTCGATGAGTGTCAGACATCTGCATGAGCTTGGGCACCGCAAAATTGCCTATATCTCAGGTACACTTGGCCCCGCTGTAGCTAATCTGCGATTGGAAGGATATCGGGAAGGCTTGCGAGAATGTGGCATCCCGTACTCTACAGTATATCTGGAAGTCTGCGATTATTCATTCGACGGGGGAAGCAAGGCTGCCCGGCGATTGCTGGCACTTGAGGATCAACCCACAGGCATTGTCTGTGCATCAGACATGTCTGCCTTTGGCGCAATTCATGAGATTGAGAAGCATGGACTGAGTGTGCCGGAAGATATCTCGGTTGTCGGGTTCGACAACACATATTATGCTGAGGTGTTTAAACCCGGACTAACTACGGTGAATCAGAATATCTATTCCATTGGCATTAAGTCCATCGAATATCTGATTGCCATGATTGAAAATCCGGCTTATTCTCCTCCCGTGGTGACGGAGCCTTCCAATCTGGTGATCCGTCAGACGACAGCACCTTTGAAAGTGTAA
- a CDS encoding globin-coupled sensor protein, translating into MSSISATRQKQLDYMGLTARDLTLLADHRPVFEKVVNEVVDHFYNHVGNYPDLVDLIARFSSIERLKETQKMYWLSMTDGIVDDAYIEQRIAIGLVHSRIGLSEDYYLGTYMVYLDIATSIFQQVIPDSWHLVIQALSKMFNLDSQLVLEAYEKKEKEKLSHLAEDQQHTLQAITQITQELTGMISELNENALAISNVAKETAASQEQAQVLLTELTGEIQQIGKMGELIREISDQSHLVGLNAAIEAAHAGEFGRGFEVVASEVRKLAASSRDAQGKIQSNLEQIMKKLSSVQLESDHTSRGARSQASRSAELAVFATTMEKLSWDLKNLEQQE; encoded by the coding sequence ATGAGCAGTATTTCCGCAACAAGACAGAAGCAACTTGATTACATGGGATTAACCGCAAGAGATCTAACACTGCTTGCCGATCATCGGCCTGTTTTTGAAAAAGTGGTGAATGAAGTGGTGGATCATTTCTACAATCATGTAGGGAATTATCCGGATCTGGTAGATCTGATCGCAAGATTCTCTTCCATTGAACGTTTGAAAGAGACACAGAAGATGTACTGGTTATCGATGACGGATGGAATCGTGGACGACGCATATATTGAGCAACGTATTGCGATTGGGCTTGTGCATTCCCGTATTGGCCTGTCCGAGGATTATTATCTGGGTACCTATATGGTATATCTTGATATTGCAACGAGCATATTCCAGCAGGTTATTCCTGATTCCTGGCATCTTGTCATTCAGGCGCTCAGTAAAATGTTCAATCTGGATTCACAGCTTGTTCTTGAGGCATATGAGAAGAAGGAAAAAGAAAAGTTATCTCATCTTGCTGAAGATCAACAACATACCTTGCAGGCGATCACGCAGATTACCCAAGAGCTTACTGGCATGATTAGTGAACTGAATGAAAATGCCCTGGCCATCTCGAATGTAGCCAAAGAAACAGCTGCTTCCCAGGAGCAGGCTCAAGTTCTGCTCACGGAATTGACGGGGGAGATCCAGCAGATTGGTAAAATGGGTGAACTCATTCGCGAGATATCGGATCAGAGCCATCTTGTTGGTCTGAATGCAGCGATTGAAGCTGCCCATGCCGGAGAGTTCGGACGTGGCTTTGAAGTTGTCGCTAGTGAGGTGCGCAAGCTTGCAGCCAGTTCCCGTGACGCCCAGGGTAAAATTCAGTCTAATCTGGAGCAGATCATGAAGAAACTGAGCAGTGTGCAGCTGGAGTCGGATCATACCTCTCGCGGAGCACGTAGCCAAGCTTCACGCTCGGCTGAACTCGCTGTATTTGCGACAACCATGGAGAAACTGTCTTGGGATTTGAAGAATCTGGAACAACAGGAATAG
- a CDS encoding PrkA family serine protein kinase, which yields MNIFERVAEHRAESDRLTWNGTFEEYIELLRKDPTPAMTAHARVYEMIESFGVEEVGGHKRYKFFEQEIFGLDRSIEKLVEEYFHSAARRLDVRKRILLLMGPVSGGKSTLVTLLKRGLEQFSRTEKGAIYAIDGCPMHEEPLHLIPLELRPEVEKEIGVRIEGNLCPSCQMRLRTEYGGDISKVPVERVIVSEDNRVGIGTFSPSDPKSQDIADLTGSIDFSTITEFGSESDPRAYRFDGELNKANRGLMEFQEMLKCDEKFLWNLLSLTQEGNFKAGRFALISADEMIVAHTNESEYKSFISNKKNEALQSRMIVMPIPYNLKVSEEEKIYAKLIQQSDMKHVHIAPHALRTAAIFSILTRLKETKKQGMDLVKKMRMYDGEEVEGYKEADLREMQNEYLDEGMSGIDPRYVINRISSALIKQNLQSINALDILRAIKDGLDQHASITKEERERYLNFIALARKEYDELAKKEVQKAFVYSFEESARTLFENYLDNIEAFCNWSKIRDPLTDEELDPDERLMRSIEEQIGISENAKKAFREEILIRISAYSRKERKFEYSSHDRLREAIEKKLFTDLKDIVKITTSTKTPDATQLKRMNEVIKRLIEEHGYTAASANELLRYVGSLLNR from the coding sequence ATGAATATTTTTGAACGCGTTGCGGAACATCGGGCAGAGAGTGACCGTTTGACATGGAACGGAACATTTGAAGAGTATATTGAGCTGCTGAGAAAGGACCCGACTCCGGCAATGACGGCTCACGCCAGAGTGTACGAAATGATTGAATCGTTTGGCGTGGAAGAAGTAGGTGGGCATAAGCGGTACAAGTTTTTTGAGCAGGAGATCTTTGGATTGGATCGATCCATTGAAAAGTTGGTCGAGGAATACTTTCACTCGGCAGCACGCCGTTTGGATGTACGTAAGCGGATTTTGCTGCTTATGGGTCCCGTAAGTGGAGGTAAATCGACGTTGGTTACGTTGCTGAAGCGGGGTCTTGAACAGTTCTCGCGGACTGAAAAAGGGGCCATATACGCCATTGATGGATGCCCGATGCATGAGGAGCCATTGCATCTGATTCCATTGGAGCTTCGTCCTGAAGTGGAAAAGGAAATTGGAGTCCGCATCGAGGGGAACCTTTGCCCATCTTGCCAAATGAGACTCCGTACCGAATATGGCGGTGATATCAGCAAGGTGCCGGTGGAACGGGTCATTGTTTCCGAAGATAATCGGGTGGGGATAGGAACATTCAGTCCATCCGATCCAAAATCGCAGGATATTGCCGATCTGACCGGTAGCATCGACTTCTCCACCATTACCGAATTTGGTTCCGAATCCGATCCGCGTGCCTATCGTTTTGATGGGGAGTTGAACAAGGCGAACCGGGGATTGATGGAGTTCCAGGAGATGTTGAAATGTGATGAGAAATTCCTGTGGAATCTATTGTCGCTCACACAGGAGGGGAATTTCAAAGCAGGACGCTTCGCCTTGATCAGTGCGGATGAGATGATTGTGGCACATACGAATGAATCGGAGTATAAGTCATTTATCTCCAACAAGAAGAATGAGGCCCTGCAATCCCGGATGATTGTCATGCCGATTCCGTACAACTTGAAAGTATCCGAAGAAGAGAAAATCTATGCCAAGCTCATTCAGCAAAGTGACATGAAGCATGTTCATATTGCACCGCATGCATTGCGGACTGCAGCCATTTTTTCCATACTTACCCGCTTGAAGGAAACGAAGAAACAAGGCATGGATCTCGTTAAAAAAATGCGGATGTATGACGGTGAGGAAGTGGAAGGCTACAAAGAAGCCGATCTCCGCGAGATGCAAAATGAGTATCTGGATGAAGGGATGTCCGGTATTGACCCGCGTTATGTCATCAATCGGATCTCCAGTGCTTTGATCAAGCAAAATCTTCAGAGCATTAACGCGCTGGACATTCTGCGAGCCATTAAGGATGGTCTGGACCAGCATGCTTCAATTACAAAAGAAGAGCGGGAGCGTTATCTGAACTTCATTGCTCTCGCACGCAAGGAGTATGACGAACTGGCCAAGAAGGAAGTACAGAAAGCTTTTGTGTACTCATTCGAAGAGTCCGCAAGAACGTTGTTCGAGAACTATCTCGATAACATTGAGGCATTCTGCAACTGGTCCAAAATTCGGGATCCGCTCACAGATGAAGAGTTGGACCCGGATGAGCGTCTGATGCGTTCCATCGAGGAGCAGATCGGCATCTCCGAGAATGCGAAGAAAGCGTTCAGGGAAGAGATTCTCATTCGAATCTCGGCATACTCCCGCAAGGAGCGCAAATTTGAGTACAGCAGCCATGACCGTCTGCGTGAAGCGATTGAGAAGAAGTTGTTTACAGATCTGAAAGACATCGTGAAGATTACAACCTCAACCAAAACACCGGATGCAACCCAATTGAAACGAATGAATGAAGTGATCAAACGCTTAATCGAAGAACATGGATATACCGCAGCCAGCGCCAATGAACTGCTTCGCTATGTGGGCAGTCTCCTTAATCGCTAA
- a CDS encoding FMN-dependent NADH-azoreductase: protein MSNILFVKANDRPADQAVSVKLYDAFLSAYKESHPGDTVTELDLYNTEFPFYGNTAITGTYKAANGFELTADEQKAASLAAQLQDQFLAADKVVFAFPLWNFTVPAPLVNYIAYLSQAGKTFKYTAEGPVGLAGDKKVALLNARGGVYSEGPMAAAEMSLNFLKTVIGLWGIQNPEVVIVEGHNASADRAEEIVTAGLKLASEVATNF, encoded by the coding sequence ATGTCTAATATTTTATTCGTTAAAGCAAATGACCGTCCTGCAGATCAAGCAGTCAGCGTTAAATTGTACGATGCATTCTTGAGCGCATACAAAGAGTCCCACCCAGGTGACACAGTTACTGAGCTGGATCTCTACAATACAGAATTCCCATTCTATGGTAACACTGCAATCACTGGTACTTACAAAGCAGCTAACGGTTTTGAACTGACAGCTGACGAGCAAAAAGCAGCTTCCCTTGCAGCACAATTGCAAGATCAATTCCTGGCAGCTGACAAAGTGGTATTTGCATTCCCACTGTGGAACTTCACTGTTCCAGCTCCATTGGTAAACTACATTGCTTACCTGAGCCAAGCTGGTAAAACATTCAAATACACTGCTGAAGGTCCTGTAGGACTTGCTGGCGACAAAAAAGTAGCTTTGCTTAACGCTCGTGGTGGCGTATATTCCGAAGGCCCAATGGCAGCTGCTGAAATGTCCCTGAACTTCCTGAAAACAGTTATCGGCTTGTGGGGCATTCAAAACCCAGAAGTAGTTATCGTTGAAGGACATAACGCTTCTGCAGATCGTGCTGAAGAAATCGTAACTGCAGGTCTGAAATTGGCTTCCGAAGTAGCAACAAACTTCTAA
- a CDS encoding PLP-dependent aminotransferase family protein, with the protein MKYFFASRTNRLLSSPLRDIREMSGRDYFISLAEELPAEELFPFKLLEEAAVSVFSSGPSALQYGEPAGYTPLREWLNKDWNARKGIRTVPEQILLTTGTQQAIDLVMRLLLEAGDSVLVEHPTSPGCLEVLEMQGAKIVPVMGDRDGILPDLLEHHMQQVRPKLLFAAPSFSNPTGALWSMERREAVLELCSRYGVLLVEDDSYGELHFDGLEPTEFYRKYPSLFALDTADQGGHVLYIGSFSKTVAPALRTGWAAGHPALIQAMASVKRIADGQSSPMNQRLLYQLLAQSPFRWSDHLAMLNREYKTRLKLMLELLKRPGWKGCQYNIPEGGMYLWVQLPEGLDSGALLKAALPKGVSFLPGSLCSTGVQDQRYIRLNFSHPGRDELLLGMNLISEAISEFTARS; encoded by the coding sequence ATGAAATATTTCTTTGCTTCCCGTACCAACAGGCTTTTGTCATCACCACTGAGGGATATACGTGAGATGTCTGGCAGGGATTATTTCATTTCATTGGCAGAAGAATTGCCTGCGGAGGAGTTGTTCCCTTTCAAATTGTTGGAAGAAGCAGCGGTGTCTGTTTTTAGTTCAGGCCCCTCCGCATTGCAATATGGAGAGCCGGCAGGCTACACACCCCTAAGAGAGTGGTTGAACAAAGACTGGAATGCCCGCAAAGGCATACGAACGGTACCCGAACAAATTCTGTTGACCACTGGTACCCAGCAGGCCATCGATCTCGTGATGCGTCTATTGCTTGAAGCAGGAGATTCTGTACTGGTTGAACATCCCACATCACCAGGCTGTCTTGAGGTTCTGGAGATGCAGGGAGCCAAGATTGTTCCCGTAATGGGTGATCGGGATGGCATACTGCCAGACCTTTTGGAGCATCACATGCAGCAGGTCAGACCGAAGCTGCTTTTTGCTGCACCCAGTTTCTCGAATCCGACGGGTGCTCTGTGGAGTATGGAACGTCGGGAGGCTGTCCTAGAGCTGTGCTCCCGTTATGGTGTACTGCTTGTGGAAGATGATTCTTACGGTGAGCTCCATTTCGATGGCCTTGAGCCAACGGAATTCTATCGTAAATACCCGTCACTCTTTGCACTGGATACTGCAGATCAGGGTGGACATGTTCTCTACATTGGTTCATTCAGCAAAACAGTAGCGCCCGCTCTTCGAACCGGATGGGCCGCTGGACATCCCGCGCTGATTCAGGCCATGGCCTCCGTTAAACGGATTGCCGATGGTCAGTCCAGTCCGATGAACCAAAGGTTATTGTATCAATTGCTCGCCCAATCTCCTTTTCGTTGGAGTGACCACTTGGCGATGTTAAATCGGGAGTATAAGACAAGACTCAAACTGATGCTTGAACTGTTGAAGAGACCGGGCTGGAAAGGGTGTCAGTACAACATCCCTGAGGGCGGAATGTATCTGTGGGTACAGTTGCCGGAAGGATTGGATAGTGGCGCTCTGCTTAAGGCTGCTCTGCCCAAAGGTGTATCTTTTCTTCCTGGATCGTTATGCTCTACAGGAGTACAGGATCAACGTTACATTCGATTGAACTTTAGCCACCCGGGCCGGGATGAACTGCTGCTTGGCATGAATCTGATTAGTGAGGCCATTTCCGAATTTACGGCTCGCAGCTAA
- a CDS encoding response regulator transcription factor, with protein MKKVWQVVIIDIHPTSMLGTKLILEEQQDLTVRGMTSTGTEGLDLVNTYQPDLILMDYRLPEGQADQYIAQMKNLSAHSHIIILTDEDNVKLFRHLMSLGASGMLSKQASPSQLIHLISGLREGHVSIPLSWLNSAEWAQPVESPTEARVIELTETETFIMERIVQGVTYDKIANEINVSRRSIDNYLRKIYVKLEVSSRAQAIERYALHARQVKTGS; from the coding sequence ATGAAAAAAGTATGGCAGGTGGTCATCATAGATATCCACCCCACCAGCATGCTCGGTACAAAATTGATTTTGGAAGAGCAGCAAGATCTGACGGTACGTGGCATGACTTCGACCGGGACAGAAGGGCTCGATCTGGTGAATACATATCAGCCTGATCTGATTCTGATGGATTATCGTCTTCCGGAGGGCCAGGCCGATCAATATATTGCCCAGATGAAGAATCTGTCAGCTCACAGTCACATCATCATTTTGACGGATGAAGACAATGTGAAGCTGTTTCGTCATCTGATGAGTCTTGGTGCAAGCGGCATGCTATCCAAACAGGCTTCCCCTAGCCAGCTGATTCATCTGATCTCTGGGTTACGTGAGGGCCATGTATCCATTCCATTGTCATGGTTAAACAGTGCGGAGTGGGCGCAACCTGTGGAGTCTCCAACAGAAGCACGTGTAATTGAATTAACAGAAACTGAAACTTTTATCATGGAAAGAATTGTTCAGGGGGTAACCTATGATAAAATAGCGAATGAGATTAACGTTAGCAGACGTTCCATTGATAATTACCTGCGTAAAATTTACGTGAAGCTGGAAGTAAGCAGTAGAGCACAGGCCATTGAACGTTATGCCTTGCATGCAAGACAAGTGAAGACGGGGTCCTGA
- a CDS encoding phosphodiester glycosidase family protein, giving the protein MITPVKQVNRFFMLALAPFVGLICCLLLLRPPLEPGGLIPAELSEDTITPRTQAISQELAGAKDAAVQTSSSIKRTTQLYNKTTSTMATLVQQASAQADRPEKIYNQRITSKLGVPIERVDSDRLRIELYRVNPGSYKGYAMKIKLKDPTAMQMALDSEPGRSETTMQAVKRNGAIAGINAGGFADSGGKRYPLSTTVMDGKYVNGFQASFKDLFFVGLNDTGKLVGGKFFDKNSLDRLQPQFGATFVPVLLQNGRKTTIPDKWKVSPKRAPRTVIGNYKDDQLLIIVVDGYNEGGSSGATLEELQGRLYKLGVIDAYNLDGGGSSSLILNNRVVNKPSDGSLRPVPTHFLFYK; this is encoded by the coding sequence ATGATTACACCCGTCAAACAGGTTAATCGTTTTTTTATGCTTGCACTTGCTCCTTTTGTTGGATTGATATGTTGCCTGCTGCTGCTTCGTCCTCCGCTTGAACCCGGAGGTTTGATTCCTGCCGAATTGTCTGAGGACACAATTACTCCCCGGACCCAAGCAATCAGCCAAGAGCTTGCCGGGGCAAAAGATGCTGCTGTCCAGACTTCTTCTTCTATTAAAAGAACGACACAGCTCTACAATAAGACAACCAGTACGATGGCTACACTTGTACAGCAGGCTTCCGCCCAGGCGGATCGTCCGGAAAAGATCTACAACCAACGGATCACCTCCAAGCTTGGTGTTCCAATTGAAAGAGTAGATAGTGACCGATTGAGAATTGAACTGTACAGAGTGAACCCTGGCAGCTATAAAGGCTATGCCATGAAGATCAAGCTAAAAGACCCTACAGCCATGCAGATGGCGCTAGACAGTGAACCTGGTCGTTCTGAGACGACCATGCAGGCTGTAAAGCGTAACGGCGCAATTGCCGGGATCAACGCAGGTGGATTTGCTGACAGTGGCGGTAAACGTTACCCACTTAGCACAACTGTCATGGACGGAAAATATGTGAATGGTTTTCAGGCCAGTTTCAAGGATCTGTTTTTTGTAGGACTTAACGACACCGGCAAGTTGGTTGGTGGCAAGTTCTTCGACAAAAACTCACTGGATCGCCTGCAACCGCAATTTGGGGCTACGTTTGTTCCGGTATTGCTACAGAATGGACGTAAAACCACAATTCCTGATAAGTGGAAAGTATCACCCAAACGAGCCCCACGTACAGTCATTGGCAATTATAAGGATGATCAGTTGTTGATCATTGTGGTCGATGGTTATAATGAGGGCGGAAGCTCCGGTGCTACCCTTGAAGAGTTGCAAGGCCGGTTGTACAAGCTTGGGGTCATCGACGCCTATAATCTGGATGGCGGCGGATCTTCCTCACTTATTCTGAATAACCGGGTTGTGAACAAACCTTCAGATGGCAGCCTCAGACCGGTGCCCACACACTTTTTATTTTACAAATAA
- a CDS encoding LacI family DNA-binding transcriptional regulator translates to MVSIKDIAKQAGVSISTVSYALNGSNKVTDETSSKILAIAKELNYVPNAAARTLKKRESKILGVFLTDFSGDVYGDLLSGMKAVCNAQGYDLIVCSGKQSHRMLPERMIDGAIILDHTFASEELMQYADRGHKIVVLDREMDHPNINQVLLDNKAGATLAMEHLIEQGHKKIYVVTGPEGSFDSVQRLKAVRQVAEREADVEWIEITGDFEKSGGERAADQIVQVYDGPAAVFCLNDEMAIGLCDRLAESSLGVGQEIDVIGFDNIELSKYVQPRLASIDYSKRKWGSLAAEQLIKIIAGEPVDHERIYVTLVEGGSVSGPMPSNTVRSKRNEQAVSY, encoded by the coding sequence GTGGTCAGTATCAAGGATATCGCCAAACAGGCGGGAGTTTCCATCTCTACTGTGTCATATGCGCTGAATGGCAGCAATAAAGTGACCGATGAGACGAGTTCCAAAATTTTGGCCATTGCCAAAGAGCTGAACTATGTTCCAAATGCCGCTGCAAGAACACTGAAGAAGAGGGAATCCAAAATTCTGGGTGTATTCTTGACCGATTTTAGCGGAGATGTGTACGGAGACTTGCTCAGTGGCATGAAAGCCGTATGTAATGCTCAAGGCTATGACCTGATCGTGTGCAGTGGCAAGCAATCCCATCGCATGCTTCCGGAGAGGATGATTGATGGTGCAATCATTCTGGATCATACGTTTGCAAGTGAGGAATTGATGCAATATGCCGATCGTGGGCACAAAATCGTTGTATTGGACCGTGAAATGGATCATCCCAATATTAACCAGGTTCTGCTGGATAACAAGGCCGGTGCGACACTTGCGATGGAACATCTTATTGAGCAGGGACATAAGAAAATCTACGTGGTGACAGGACCGGAAGGTTCGTTTGACTCTGTGCAGCGGTTGAAGGCTGTGAGACAGGTGGCAGAACGTGAAGCCGATGTGGAATGGATTGAGATTACGGGAGATTTTGAGAAGAGTGGCGGAGAACGGGCAGCAGATCAGATTGTGCAGGTGTATGATGGCCCCGCAGCCGTATTCTGCCTCAATGATGAGATGGCTATTGGTCTGTGTGATCGTCTGGCAGAAAGTTCACTTGGCGTGGGTCAGGAGATCGATGTCATCGGATTCGACAATATTGAATTGAGCAAGTACGTTCAGCCGAGATTGGCAAGCATTGATTACTCCAAACGCAAGTGGGGGTCGCTCGCTGCTGAACAATTGATCAAAATTATTGCTGGAGAACCCGTGGATCATGAACGAATTTATGTGACATTAGTTGAGGGTGGGTCAGTGAGTGGACCTATGCCTTCTAATACTGTTAGATCCAAGCGGAATGAACAGGCGGTAAGCTATTGA